The Ictalurus punctatus breed USDA103 chromosome 9, Coco_2.0, whole genome shotgun sequence genome contains a region encoding:
- the sccpdha.1 gene encoding saccharopine dehydrogenase a, tandem duplicate 1, producing the protein MAARSSSSSPRPYQLIVFGASGFTGRFVVEEVARSSAEVPGGKLTWAIAGRSRDKLEKVLQETADQLGKPELQSEVEIIVADVSEPDSLAAMCKLGQVILTCVGPYRFYGEPVVKACVENGAHCVDISGEPQFLESMQLNYDSAAADGGVYIVGSCGFDSIPADMGVLYTRDQFKGTLTAVESFLTASTGPEGGCIHDGTWQSAVYGMADSEKLKSLRKQLNPKPLPVIGAKIKRRSALFYSNEIQQYAVPFMGSDPSVVKRTQRFLSEEQQTPVQYGAYAGVGGISSVIKLLFAAFIFSLFVKFSFGRNLLIKFPEFFSFGYFSKKGPTRKQMEGSSFCFAFFGEGYTEGQDPSQGKPNAKIRTLVRGPEAGYVATPIAMVQAALTILSEPDALPKKGGVYTPGAVFAKTSLIERLDKHGIHFSVL; encoded by the exons ATGGCAGCGCGTAGCTCTTCTTCCTCTCCCAGGCCCTACCAGCTCATCGTGTTCGGGGCTTCGGGATTCACGGGCCGCTTCGTGGTGGAGGAGGTGGCGCGGAGCAGCGCGGAGGTTCCAGGGGGGAAACTGACGTGGGCTATCGCGGGGAGGAGCAGAGACAAGCTGGAGAAAGTTCTACAGGAGACCGCGGACCAACTCG gaaagcCAGAGCTGCAGTCAGAGGTGGAGATCATTGTGGCTGATGTGTCAGAACCGGACTCGTTAGCTGCTATGTGTAAACTGGGACAAGTTATCCTCACCTGTGTTGGACCA tataggTTTTATGGCGAGCCAGTGGTAAAGGCGTGTGTGGAGAATGGAGCTCACTGTGTGGATATCAGTGGAGAACCTCAG TTTTTAGAGAGCATGCAGTTGAATTATGACAGTGCGGCGGCGGATGGAGGTGTGTACATTGTGGGAAGCTGCGGGTTCGACTCCATTCCTGCAGATATGGGTGTGCTTTACACACGGGATCAGTTTAaag gtactCTGACGGCTGTGGAGAGTTTTCTGACAGCGAGTACAGGACCAGAG ggagggTGTATCCATGACGGGACGTGGCAGTCGGCGGTGTACGGGATGGCGGACAGCGAGAAGCTGAAAAGCCTGAGGAAACAATTAAACCCCAAACCACTGCCTGTGATCGGGGCCAAGATTAAACGCAG GAGCGCTCTGTTCTACAGTAATGAGATACAGCAGTATGCGGTTCCCTTCATGGGTTCTGATCCGTCTGTGGTGAAGAGAACTCAGCGCTTCCTGTCTGAGGAACAACAAACTCCG GTTCAGTACGGAGCGTATGCTGGAGTCGGGGGAATCTCCTCCGTTATTAAACTGCTCTTTGCCGCCTTCATCTTCTCTCTATTCGTCAAGTTCAGCTTCGGCAGAAACCTTCTGATTAAA TTTCCAGAGTTTTTCTCTTTCGGATATTTCTCCAAAAAGGGACCGACTCGGAAACAG atggagggATCGTCATTCTGTTTTGCGTTCTTCGGTGAAGGCTACACTGAAGGTCAGGATCCCTCTCAGGGGAAACCCAACGCTAAAATCCGCACACTCGTCCGGGGACCAG AGGCGGGTTATGTTGCGACCCCGATCGCCATGGTGCAGGCGGCTCTCACCATCCTCAGTGAACCTGACGCTCTGCCCAAAAA agGTGGTGTGTACACTCCTGGAGCTGTCTTTGCTAAAACCTCCCTGATCGAGCGGCTGGATAAACACGGCATCCATTTCTCAGTGCTGTGA